GTTGGGAAATCTTCTGTACCAATTCACCAAGAAACCCAAATTGTCTTTCGCGGCAATTTGGTCCCTGACTTGCTCATAATCTTTCGAATTGTTGCTGTAGGAGAAGCCCACACCCACCGGTGTCTCCAAGAACTGCATATTTGCAGCTACCAGTAGCAAAGACAATGAAATCAATTAGAAGGTAAAGTCTTTAGTAACTAATTAGATCTATAAATGAAATTAAGGAGAGAATTAACAATACCTTTATTCCATGAGAACGGATTGAGTACAAACTGAGGTCCTTCAAGAAGAAATGGACCTATTTCTTGGGCAGCTCCTTCTGCTACAGAGGAGCAGCCAGGTCCTGAAACAACAATCCTTTCATATTAGTATAATACTTTTCCAGTTCTATTAAAATGATAGCAGGAAGAACAGGATACAAGGAACAGTAACCCACAATTAATTGACTCAATGATAGAAACACACAATGACTAAAGCCCCAACAAAACCCAACTAGATCAAAACAAGAATTGTGCATAAAAGAGCTACTGACACTAGCCAACAAGAAGTAGACTGATCTCCTACAAACACACAAGCTCCTAACAATTCAGATATACTTCAAAGAGCAAAGAAACGGGACAGCAACCATAAAGAATAGGTCCTGCAGAGcccatttaaaagaaaatttgaacatGCATCTCCTAGAAAAAGCTCgagatgatattaaatcatccTGAAGAATAGGCCTTTGTAATGCCTAGACGCCCTTTAATTATTATAATCCCAAACTGGAAAGATCTGCAAATGCCATGCTCCTTACACCTTCCTCACCACTTCATTGACACTAAATTACACAGTCACACAGATAAACACTCCAGATACTggaaaatataaatacataccTCCATTGAGCCACACCACAAGTGGCTTTTGAGCTGCTCCGACTTGTGCCTCAAAAAACCAATAAAAGTGGGCTTTGGAATTATTTTTGCCGAGATTAACACAACCCGCGTAGTTGTTGAATCGCGCAGGAGGTTGTTCGGAAAGGTTTACAACTTGATCCCTTTTTTGTGCTGCCCTCATAGCCTCTCAGTCGAAGCCTTCACAGGCGACCACCTAAGAAACTATTAGAAAACACCCCAGAATCTGAGCCATGGAGATTTGAGCCGAACCTTGCTTCTTCATCTTGTACAacagaaaattttctttcttcaaatcctGCACTGATTGAAGGCTTGTAAGTACATGTGAAAAG
The window above is part of the Tripterygium wilfordii isolate XIE 37 chromosome 3, ASM1340144v1, whole genome shotgun sequence genome. Proteins encoded here:
- the LOC119995475 gene encoding serine carboxypeptidase-like 35 produces the protein MRAAQKRDQVVNLSEQPPARFNNYAGCVNLGKNNSKAHFYWFFEAQVGAAQKPLVVWLNGGPGCSSVAEGAAQEIGPFLLEGPQFVLNPFSWNKAANMQFLETPVGVGFSYSNNSKDYEQVRDQIAAKDNLGFLVNWYRRFPNYKPNELYISGESYVGKYN